One Malus domestica chromosome 11, GDT2T_hap1 genomic region harbors:
- the LOC139189500 gene encoding uncharacterized protein, producing the protein MGHFPSSHGNLYILVAVDYVSKWVEAIASPTCKSSVVLGFLQNSIFPRFGIPRAIINDEGTHFLNRTMDALCAKYHIHHRIATPYHPQTSGQVEVSNRELKRILEKTVSSSRKDWSLKLTDALWAYRIAYKIPIGMSLFRLVNGKACHLPMELEHKAYWVIKHLNFDYQAAGEKRKLQLNELEEIRNDAYENAKIYKDKTKKFHDAHILRKEFQPGQKVLLFNSRLKLFPGKLKSHWNGPYRVVQVHLHGAMDIQNMQIGFVFKVNGHRLKLYKESPYDLAKDSITLKEPVI; encoded by the coding sequence ATGGGACATTTCCCTTCTTCACATGGCAATCTCTACATCTTGGTGGCGGTTGATTATGTCTCTAAGTGGGTGGAGGCAATAGCTTCTCCAACATGCAAAAGTTCTGTGGTGTTAGGTTTCTTGCAGAATTCTATTTTTCCCCGATTTGGAATACCTCGTGCTATCATCAATGACGAAGGTACGCATTTTTTAAACCGCACCATGGATGCCCTTTGTGCCAAGTATCATATTCACCATCGCATAGCCACCCCATACCATCCACAGACATCTGGACAAGTTGAAGTATCTAATCGTGAGCTCAAGAGGATTCTTGAGAAAACTGTCAGTTCATCTCGAAAGGATTGGAGTTTAAAGCTTACTGATGCTTTATGGGCATATAGGATAGCTTATAAGATACCAATTGGGATGTCTCTTTTTCGTTTGGTGAATGGGAAAGCTTGCCATCTGCCTATGGAACTTGAGCACAAGGCATATTGGGTTATTAAGCACCTCAATTTTGACTACCAGGCAGCTGGAGAGAAGCGGAAGCTGCAGTTAAATGAACTGGAAGAAATAAGGAATGATGCTTATGAGAATGCAAAGATTTACAAGGATAAGACCAAGAAATTTCATGATGCTCACATCCTTCGTAAAGAGTTTCAACCGGGTCAGAAGGTTTTGCTTTTTAATTCGAGATTGAAACTATTCCCAGGAAAGCTCAAATCACATTGGAATGGTCCATATCGTGTTGTACAGGTCCATCTTCATGGGGCTATGGATATCCAAAACATGCAAATTGGTTTTGTCTTCAAAGTTaatggacatcgcttgaagtTATACAAGGAGTCTCCATATGATCTTGCTAAGGATTCCATCACTTTGAAGGAACCTGTTATTTGA